The following are encoded in a window of Solidesulfovibrio magneticus RS-1 genomic DNA:
- a CDS encoding Bax inhibitor-1/YccA family protein, which translates to MSYQYRSMQTTQARVEVVNAFMRGVYGWMCLGLLVTAAASVFVVSSPALMQAVFGNQILFFGLIIAELALVVGLSAAINRLSAGTASGLFMLYSALNGVTLSAIFVVYAQATIFKAFLVTGGMFGAMSLYGLLTKRDLTGMGSFLFMGLIGIVIASLVNMFTKSAMADFIISCVGVLVFTGLTAYDTQKLKVMGEMAPADDATAVRRGTILGALTLYLDFINLFLMMLRLFGGGNRD; encoded by the coding sequence ATGAGCTACCAATATCGCTCGATGCAGACAACCCAAGCCCGCGTCGAAGTTGTAAACGCCTTCATGCGCGGCGTCTACGGCTGGATGTGCCTGGGCCTGCTGGTCACGGCGGCGGCCTCGGTCTTCGTGGTGTCGAGCCCGGCCCTGATGCAGGCTGTTTTCGGCAACCAGATCCTCTTTTTCGGCCTCATCATCGCCGAACTGGCCCTGGTCGTGGGCCTGTCCGCCGCCATCAACCGCCTGTCGGCCGGCACGGCCAGCGGGCTGTTCATGCTCTATAGCGCCCTAAACGGCGTCACCCTGTCGGCCATCTTCGTGGTCTACGCCCAGGCCACCATCTTCAAGGCCTTTCTGGTCACCGGCGGCATGTTCGGAGCCATGAGCCTGTATGGCCTCCTGACCAAGCGCGACCTGACCGGCATGGGCAGCTTCCTGTTCATGGGCCTTATCGGCATCGTCATCGCCTCCCTGGTCAACATGTTCACCAAGAGCGCCATGGCCGATTTCATCATCTCCTGCGTGGGCGTGCTGGTCTTCACGGGACTGACCGCCTACGACACCCAGAAGCTCAAGGTCATGGGCGAGATGGCCCCGGCCGACGACGCCACGGCCGTGCGGCGGGGAACCATCCTCGGCGCGCTGACCCTCTACCTCGACTTCATCAACCTGTTCCTGATGATGCTGCGCCTTTTCGGCGGCGGCAACAGGGACTAG
- a CDS encoding ABC transporter ATP-binding protein — protein sequence MEQTLLRVEGLSTVFETPAGPLTAVDGVDLTVSRGEVVAVVGESGCGKTMLALSILGLVPPPGRIVSGRAVLGDTDVLALPESQRRQVRGKRASMIFQEPMTALNPVLTIGEQVAEPLRVHAGASRRESLAAAEAMLARVGLPDPGRQLGRYPHELSGGQRQRVMIAMALMLRPELLIADEPTTALDVTVQGQILALMLDLARDAGTAILLVTHNLGVVAQTADRVAVMYAGRLVEEAAVDAFFQGPAHPYSRGLLASLPRLDAPGRRLTPVPGMVPSLSALPTGCHFHPRCGQAFAPCADNPPPLFDLPGGGQARCWLHGA from the coding sequence ATGGAGCAGACGCTGTTGCGGGTGGAAGGGCTTTCCACGGTTTTTGAAACGCCGGCCGGGCCGCTTACGGCCGTGGACGGCGTGGATCTCACGGTGTCGCGCGGCGAAGTGGTGGCCGTGGTGGGGGAATCGGGCTGCGGCAAGACCATGCTGGCCCTGTCCATCCTGGGGCTTGTGCCGCCACCGGGGCGCATCGTTTCGGGCCGGGCCGTGCTCGGCGACACCGACGTGCTGGCCTTGCCCGAGAGCCAGCGCCGGCAGGTGCGGGGCAAGCGGGCGTCCATGATCTTTCAGGAACCGATGACGGCGCTCAATCCGGTGCTGACCATCGGCGAGCAGGTGGCCGAGCCGTTGCGCGTCCATGCCGGAGCCTCGCGCCGGGAAAGTCTGGCCGCGGCCGAGGCCATGCTGGCCCGGGTGGGGCTGCCCGATCCCGGCCGGCAGCTTGGGCGCTATCCCCACGAGCTTTCCGGCGGCCAGCGCCAGCGGGTCATGATCGCCATGGCCCTTATGCTGCGCCCGGAGCTGCTTATCGCCGACGAGCCGACCACGGCCCTGGACGTCACGGTCCAGGGACAGATCCTGGCGCTCATGCTCGATTTGGCCCGGGACGCCGGCACGGCCATCCTGCTGGTCACCCACAACCTCGGCGTGGTGGCCCAGACCGCCGACCGGGTGGCGGTCATGTACGCCGGCCGACTGGTGGAAGAGGCTGCGGTGGACGCCTTTTTCCAGGGGCCGGCCCATCCCTACTCCCGGGGGCTTTTAGCCTCGCTGCCGCGCCTGGACGCCCCGGGCCGGCGGCTTACGCCGGTTCCGGGCATGGTGCCGAGCCTGTCCGCCCTGCCCACCGGCTGCCATTTCCATCCGCGCTGCGGGCAGGCCTTTGCCCCCTGTGCCGACAACCCGCCGCCGTTGTTCGACCTTCCCGGCGGCGGACAAGCGAGGTGCTGGCTTCATGGCGCGTAG
- a CDS encoding ABC transporter ATP-binding protein produces MARSDVPVLELAGLSRSFVSREGVFRRRERIVRAVDGVDLAVAPGETVGLVGESGCGKSTLARMAIGLLPPSAGTVRLGGLDPWDGGAAERKRLPRLAQMIFQDPYSSLNPRLPVGWTVAEGLRAAGGFSAGQRRERVAELLAQVGLAPEHARRFPHQFSGGQRQRVAIARALALSPELIVCDEPVSALDVSVQAQVINLLADLKARHGLAYLFISHDLAVVGHLSDRVAVMYLGRIVELAPAAALYARAAHPYTRALLAAVPGLDPGRRRPAGLAGETPSPAAVPTGCAFHPRCDQVQPRCAEQSPALTEIAPGHFARCLRLT; encoded by the coding sequence ATGGCGCGTAGCGACGTCCCGGTGCTGGAGCTGGCCGGCCTGTCCCGCTCGTTTGTTTCCCGGGAAGGCGTCTTTCGCCGCCGCGAGCGGATCGTGCGGGCCGTGGACGGGGTGGACCTGGCCGTGGCCCCGGGCGAGACGGTGGGGCTGGTGGGCGAGTCGGGCTGCGGCAAATCGACCCTGGCCCGCATGGCCATCGGGCTTTTGCCGCCAAGCGCCGGCACGGTGCGCCTGGGCGGGCTCGATCCCTGGGACGGGGGGGCCGCCGAGCGCAAGCGCCTGCCGCGTCTGGCCCAGATGATCTTCCAGGACCCCTACTCGTCCCTCAACCCGCGCCTGCCCGTGGGCTGGACCGTGGCCGAAGGGCTGCGGGCGGCCGGCGGATTCTCAGCCGGCCAGCGCCGGGAGCGCGTGGCCGAGCTTCTGGCCCAGGTCGGGCTGGCCCCGGAACACGCCCGGCGCTTTCCCCACCAGTTTTCCGGCGGCCAGCGCCAGCGGGTGGCCATTGCCCGGGCCTTGGCCCTGTCGCCGGAGCTTATTGTCTGCGACGAGCCGGTCTCGGCCCTGGACGTTTCGGTCCAGGCCCAGGTGATAAATCTCCTGGCCGACCTCAAGGCCCGCCACGGTCTGGCCTATCTGTTCATTTCCCACGACCTGGCCGTGGTCGGGCATTTAAGCGACCGGGTGGCCGTAATGTACCTCGGACGCATCGTGGAGCTGGCCCCGGCCGCCGCCCTTTACGCCAGGGCCGCGCATCCGTATACCAGGGCGCTGCTGGCGGCCGTGCCCGGGCTTGATCCCGGCCGCCGCCGGCCGGCCGGCCTGGCCGGAGAAACGCCCAGTCCGGCGGCCGTGCCCACGGGCTGCGCCTTTCATCCGCGCTGCGACCAGGTCCAGCCACGCTGCGCCGAGCAGTCGCCGGCGCTCACCGAGATCGCCCCCGGACACTTTGCGCGCTGCCTGCGCCTCACATAA
- a CDS encoding MucR family transcriptional regulator, with product MEDHLAMAIEIVKAQAKVRNMKEDEIRAMVASLSATIRDMDLAAATGAGMPPDAKRAIKERTITCLESGKPFKILTRKHLAKYGLTPDEYRAKWGYARDMPLVCKALQRERRKKMRELRLWERRGQGDSAA from the coding sequence ATGGAAGACCATCTGGCGATGGCCATTGAGATCGTCAAAGCCCAGGCCAAGGTCCGCAACATGAAAGAGGACGAGATACGGGCCATGGTGGCCAGCTTGTCGGCCACCATCCGCGATATGGATCTGGCGGCGGCGACGGGCGCGGGCATGCCGCCCGACGCCAAGCGGGCCATCAAGGAACGCACCATCACCTGCCTGGAATCGGGCAAGCCGTTTAAGATCCTCACCCGCAAGCATCTGGCCAAGTACGGGCTCACCCCGGACGAGTACCGGGCCAAGTGGGGCTACGCCAGGGACATGCCGCTGGTGTGCAAGGCCTTGCAGCGCGAGCGCCGCAAGAAGATGCGCGAACTGCGCCTGTGGGAACGCCGGGGCCAGGGCGACAGCGCGGCCTAG
- a CDS encoding SidJ-related pseudokinase, which produces MTDPGFAAYGLDGDFTAAYLAARRLADLAERDPGALCPACLTALERLLVADPHARRTQARILYRDAAEALVHVLAKGPADLAAASRQALDKALATPGKPRLAAAEAVGALPLSGLGGREIAVPEPEAARASFAALRQAAEVSAHAEATPAGRSLLLPAGQPGTLLVIKRLRQGESPLGLAREAAWMRALADEPFPVPCHVPRPLFPGDAPLWAVPDAPCPLPGLDPDGRCLAYLARADYFAYPNAPAGQGGLGAEAFAEVMSRAAHLLGWLAGRGIVHEAAIPLFHNRVQQGRREDGGLYDWRLPGRLDRWLASALHPNFGVSGLRDFEHFASVGVRPARLYRQMGDHLISLYLVAGSYFRMRDPSLLGHGPGGVPADARHLFDEALLARVVAETTARYHEGFAGAAPGHAPFDAAALARRMVEEMGVDRHMDELLRVDDQTAMTDAAFRDFLLGRGMAAETVACLTRGEADVAIATGPHLGAFNDRTSLPELGECTAAAVAACLAARHERERVAA; this is translated from the coding sequence TTGACCGACCCGGGATTTGCCGCCTACGGCCTGGACGGCGATTTCACCGCCGCCTATCTGGCCGCCCGCCGTCTGGCCGATCTGGCCGAGCGCGACCCCGGGGCGCTGTGCCCGGCCTGCCTGACCGCCCTGGAACGCCTGCTCGTCGCCGATCCCCATGCCCGCCGGACTCAGGCCCGCATCCTCTACCGCGACGCCGCCGAGGCCCTGGTGCATGTGCTGGCCAAGGGACCGGCCGATCTGGCCGCCGCTTCCAGGCAGGCCCTGGACAAGGCCCTGGCCACGCCCGGCAAGCCCCGTCTGGCCGCGGCCGAGGCCGTGGGCGCGCTGCCGCTTTCCGGCCTGGGCGGCCGCGAGATCGCCGTGCCCGAACCCGAGGCGGCCCGGGCGTCCTTTGCCGCCTTGAGGCAGGCCGCCGAAGTTTCGGCTCATGCCGAGGCGACCCCGGCCGGGCGCAGCCTGCTTCTGCCGGCCGGCCAGCCCGGCACGCTTCTGGTGATAAAACGCCTGCGCCAGGGCGAATCCCCGCTGGGCCTGGCCCGGGAAGCGGCCTGGATGCGCGCCCTGGCCGACGAACCCTTCCCGGTTCCCTGCCATGTACCGAGGCCGCTTTTTCCCGGCGATGCGCCCTTGTGGGCCGTGCCGGACGCGCCCTGCCCCTTGCCCGGCCTTGACCCGGACGGGCGCTGCCTGGCCTATCTGGCCCGGGCCGACTATTTCGCCTATCCCAACGCCCCGGCCGGGCAGGGGGGGCTTGGTGCCGAGGCCTTTGCCGAGGTCATGTCCCGGGCGGCCCATCTGCTCGGCTGGCTGGCCGGCCGGGGCATTGTCCACGAGGCGGCCATCCCGCTTTTCCACAACCGGGTGCAGCAGGGGCGGCGCGAGGACGGGGGCCTGTATGACTGGCGCTTGCCGGGGCGGCTGGACCGCTGGCTGGCAAGCGCCCTGCATCCCAACTTCGGGGTCTCGGGCCTGCGCGATTTCGAGCATTTCGCCTCGGTGGGCGTCCGGCCGGCCCGGCTCTACCGCCAGATGGGCGACCATTTGATCAGCCTCTACCTCGTGGCCGGCAGCTATTTTCGGATGCGCGACCCCTCGCTTCTTGGCCACGGCCCGGGCGGCGTGCCGGCCGACGCCCGCCATCTTTTCGATGAAGCCTTGCTGGCCCGGGTGGTGGCCGAAACCACGGCCCGCTACCACGAGGGCTTTGCCGGCGCGGCCCCCGGCCATGCGCCTTTTGACGCGGCCGCCTTGGCCCGGCGCATGGTGGAGGAGATGGGCGTGGACCGCCACATGGACGAGCTGCTGCGGGTGGACGACCAGACGGCCATGACCGACGCGGCGTTCCGGGACTTTTTGCTCGGCCGGGGCATGGCCGCCGAAACGGTGGCCTGTCTGACGCGGGGCGAGGCCGATGTGGCCATCGCCACCGGCCCCCATCTCGGGGCCTTCAACGACCGCACCAGCCTGCCCGAGCTTGGCGAATGCACGGCCGCCGCCGTGGCCGCCTGCCTGGCCGCCCGTCACGAACGGGAGAGGGTTGCCGCCTGA
- a CDS encoding response regulator has protein sequence MIAARVMIVEDEAITAMATGAMLKRLGHKVLAAVGSGQEAINAFRRQRPDLVLMDIRLDGDLDGIETAKLLRRDSDVPVVFVSAFVDDGTRNRAAEAKPFDFLPKPLDEYDLQALLNRLLPEASR, from the coding sequence ATGATTGCGGCGCGCGTGATGATCGTCGAAGACGAGGCGATAACGGCCATGGCCACGGGGGCCATGCTCAAGCGGCTGGGCCATAAGGTCCTGGCCGCCGTGGGTTCGGGCCAGGAGGCGATAAACGCCTTCCGTCGCCAGCGTCCCGATCTCGTGCTCATGGACATCCGCCTGGACGGCGACCTTGACGGCATCGAGACCGCCAAGCTCCTGCGCCGGGACAGCGACGTGCCGGTGGTGTTTGTCTCGGCCTTTGTCGATGACGGCACCCGCAACCGGGCCGCCGAGGCCAAGCCCTTCGATTTCCTGCCCAAACCATTGGACGAGTACGATTTGCAGGCGCTGCTCAATCGCCTGTTGCCGGAAGCCTCTCGTTGA
- a CDS encoding transaldolase family protein, whose translation MRPDTLKTRIFLDGADPQETRQVIAALGFLDGQTTNPSLLAKNPEAEAHKVDGNKFSSTAIYDFYKALCQELSALLPKGSISIEVYADADTTVADMLTHAREFDAWIPNAHIKLPTTTAGLEAAAVLTGEGRRVNMTLVFSQAQAAAVYAATRGAGRGDVFLSPFVGRLDDRGEDGMDLIKNIVALYGQSDGHVQVLSASVRTMDHFLCSLAYGADIITAPAKVLLAWAEAGKPIPGPKYGYNAKGLAPIPAEALSLNKNWREYDIRHPLTDAGLKKFADDWNSLIDMNS comes from the coding sequence ATGCGACCCGACACGCTCAAAACGCGCATTTTTCTCGACGGCGCCGATCCCCAGGAAACCCGGCAGGTCATCGCCGCCCTGGGTTTTCTCGACGGCCAGACCACCAACCCGAGCCTTCTGGCCAAGAATCCCGAGGCCGAGGCCCACAAGGTCGACGGCAACAAATTCAGCAGCACGGCCATCTACGACTTTTATAAGGCCCTTTGCCAGGAGCTGTCCGCGCTGTTGCCCAAGGGGTCCATCTCCATCGAGGTCTACGCCGACGCCGACACCACCGTGGCTGACATGCTGACCCATGCCCGGGAGTTCGACGCCTGGATTCCCAACGCCCACATCAAGCTGCCGACCACCACGGCCGGCCTGGAAGCCGCCGCCGTGCTCACCGGCGAAGGCCGGCGCGTCAACATGACCCTGGTCTTCAGCCAGGCCCAGGCCGCCGCCGTCTATGCCGCCACCCGGGGGGCCGGACGCGGCGACGTGTTCCTGTCGCCCTTTGTCGGCCGCCTGGACGACCGGGGCGAAGACGGCATGGACCTGATCAAGAACATCGTGGCGCTGTATGGCCAAAGCGACGGTCATGTGCAGGTGCTCTCGGCCAGCGTACGCACCATGGACCATTTCCTGTGCTCCCTGGCCTACGGCGCGGACATCATCACCGCCCCGGCCAAGGTGCTCCTGGCCTGGGCCGAGGCCGGCAAGCCCATTCCCGGTCCCAAATACGGCTACAACGCCAAGGGGCTGGCCCCCATCCCGGCCGAAGCCCTTTCCCTGAACAAGAACTGGCGCGAGTACGACATCCGCCATCCGCTCACCGACGCGGGACTCAAAAAGTTTGCCGACGACTGGAATTCGCTTATCGACATGAATTCCTAG
- the rpiA gene encoding ribose-5-phosphate isomerase RpiA — protein MTNADSFDARKRAAAQAAAHLVGPGMAVGLGHGSTAVAVVPFLAARAGRGELAGTAFVPAARYMAQALRAAGLPVACLDDFPRLALAIDGADEIAPNLDCIKGGGGALLYEKIVAQAAERFVLVADDGKCSPALGTRHALPVEVTPFALAPTVDFLAAIGGAPTLRRRPDGDPMRTQRGNCICDCAFGPLADPAGLAALLDARAGVAGHGLFVGLAQAAFIAGPDGVQELSRPAG, from the coding sequence ATGACGAACGCCGACAGCTTCGACGCCCGCAAACGGGCGGCGGCCCAGGCCGCCGCGCACCTGGTCGGCCCGGGCATGGCCGTGGGCCTGGGGCACGGCTCCACCGCCGTGGCCGTGGTCCCGTTTCTGGCCGCGCGCGCTGGGCGCGGGGAACTGGCCGGCACGGCCTTTGTGCCGGCGGCGCGCTACATGGCCCAGGCCCTTCGCGCCGCCGGCCTGCCCGTGGCCTGTCTTGATGATTTTCCCCGGCTGGCCCTGGCCATCGACGGAGCCGACGAGATCGCCCCCAACCTCGACTGCATCAAGGGCGGCGGCGGCGCACTTCTGTACGAGAAGATCGTGGCCCAGGCCGCCGAGCGCTTCGTGCTGGTGGCTGACGACGGCAAGTGCTCGCCGGCCCTTGGGACGCGCCATGCCCTGCCCGTGGAGGTCACGCCCTTCGCCCTGGCCCCCACCGTCGATTTCCTGGCGGCCATCGGCGGCGCGCCGACGCTGCGCCGTCGCCCTGACGGCGACCCCATGCGCACCCAGCGCGGCAACTGCATCTGCGACTGCGCCTTCGGCCCCCTGGCCGATCCGGCCGGGCTGGCGGCGCTGCTCGACGCCCGGGCCGGCGTGGCCGGGCACGGGCTTTTCGTGGGCCTGGCCCAGGCGGCCTTTATCGCCGGCCCGGACGGCGTGCAGGAGCTTTCCCGACCGGCCGGCTGA
- a CDS encoding IMP cyclohydrolase yields the protein MDFLPVKRALLSVTDKSGLPELARFLSAAGVELVSTGGTRKMLVEAGLPVTSVSDVTGFPEILNGRVKTLHPNVHGGILADKDNPEHVATLEKHGIAAFDMVVVNLYAFSKALEKGLPLPEMVEQIDIGGPTLLRASAKNFASILVVPDPAFYPEVMDALAQNGMKAPLALRQKTAAATFRQTSAYDDAIATYLAGA from the coding sequence ATGGATTTTCTGCCTGTCAAACGGGCGCTTTTAAGCGTCACGGACAAGTCCGGCCTGCCCGAACTGGCCCGGTTCCTGTCCGCCGCCGGCGTCGAACTCGTCTCCACCGGCGGCACCCGCAAGATGCTCGTCGAAGCCGGCTTGCCCGTCACCTCCGTCAGCGACGTGACGGGGTTCCCGGAAATTTTAAACGGCCGCGTCAAAACCCTGCACCCCAATGTCCACGGCGGCATCCTGGCCGACAAGGACAACCCCGAACACGTCGCCACCCTGGAGAAGCACGGCATCGCCGCCTTCGACATGGTGGTGGTCAATCTCTACGCCTTCAGCAAGGCCCTGGAAAAGGGACTGCCCCTGCCGGAGATGGTGGAGCAGATCGACATCGGCGGGCCGACGCTGCTTCGCGCCTCGGCGAAAAATTTCGCCTCCATCCTGGTGGTCCCCGACCCGGCCTTCTATCCCGAGGTCATGGACGCCCTGGCCCAAAACGGCATGAAAGCGCCGTTGGCCCTGCGCCAGAAAACCGCCGCCGCCACCTTCCGCCAGACCAGCGCCTACGACGACGCCATCGCCACGTACCTGGCGGGCGCCTAA
- a CDS encoding tetratricopeptide repeat protein, with amino-acid sequence MSGQLDYEINKELGECYLFMGDLDKAEEYYGKAMTSNGVHPDPYLGLATIAVQRGKLDDAMTLYRKASSIEADDRSLSGMALIEMERGQSAEAFTHFKGALSKNPENLVALFGLVRLAHADDRLDDVLPYLQDYLALDPLKHEVRFTLAGCLVSLGRHGEAGAEIDQILLQDPANDAARELADELKRIAA; translated from the coding sequence ATGAGTGGGCAACTCGACTACGAAATCAACAAGGAACTCGGCGAATGCTATCTGTTCATGGGCGACCTGGACAAGGCCGAGGAATATTACGGCAAGGCCATGACCAGCAACGGCGTGCACCCCGACCCCTATCTGGGGTTGGCCACCATCGCCGTGCAGCGCGGCAAGCTTGACGACGCCATGACGCTGTACCGCAAGGCGTCTTCCATTGAAGCCGACGACCGGTCCCTGTCCGGCATGGCGCTTATTGAGATGGAGCGCGGCCAATCGGCCGAGGCGTTCACCCATTTCAAGGGCGCGCTGTCCAAGAACCCGGAAAACCTGGTGGCCCTGTTCGGCCTGGTCCGTCTGGCCCATGCCGACGACCGCCTGGACGACGTCCTGCCCTACCTGCAGGACTATCTGGCCCTGGATCCGCTCAAGCACGAGGTCCGCTTCACCCTGGCCGGTTGCCTGGTGAGCCTTGGCCGCCATGGCGAAGCCGGGGCGGAGATCGACCAGATCCTGCTCCAGGACCCGGCCAACGACGCCGCCCGGGAACTGGCCGACGAGCTCAAGCGCATCGCGGCCTAG
- the flgB gene encoding flagellar basal body rod protein FlgB has product MKTIFSSNLGLLGKVMDLHQERQNVVMSNLANQDVPAFKARTLEFEQELQAALNIDGRGKMTRTQGGHMPTVFNAAGFEGNIDMGWKPRVVQGLDSVDMDKEMAVMAKNTLMYNALTDITKKSFEGLQKVIMDGGK; this is encoded by the coding sequence ATGAAAACCATTTTTTCAAGCAATCTCGGGCTTCTCGGCAAGGTCATGGACCTGCATCAGGAGCGTCAGAATGTCGTCATGTCCAACCTGGCCAACCAGGACGTGCCCGCCTTCAAGGCCCGCACCCTGGAGTTCGAGCAGGAACTGCAGGCCGCGCTCAATATCGACGGCCGGGGCAAGATGACGCGCACCCAGGGCGGCCACATGCCCACGGTGTTCAATGCCGCCGGCTTCGAGGGCAACATCGACATGGGCTGGAAGCCCCGGGTCGTCCAGGGCCTGGACAGCGTGGACATGGATAAGGAAATGGCGGTCATGGCCAAGAATACGCTCATGTACAACGCCCTGACCGACATCACCAAGAAGAGTTTCGAAGGCCTGCAAAAGGTCATCATGGACGGAGGCAAGTAA